One part of the Deinococcus budaensis genome encodes these proteins:
- a CDS encoding ABC transporter permease subunit codes for MTARLSGRLLPRARAWEALLWPLLLLVCLLPGVLPRLVQPLSAGELLGFDPPLWRLTLIHLGLVAAATLGAALLGVPLAVAVTRPGREALRHLTESLVGLGQTVPTFAVLALAVPVLGFGWPPTLLGLLAYGLVPVVSSGIAGLLAVDRGVLDAARGMGMTPSQRLRRIELPLARPALLAGVRTSAVYNVGTATVGAALGAGGLGEPIINGLSQQNTGLVLAGAVLSALLALSLDAWLGLAAPTPPAASPTDPGL; via the coding sequence GTGACCGCCCGCCTGTCCGGGCGTCTCCTGCCCCGCGCCCGGGCCTGGGAGGCCCTGCTGTGGCCGCTGCTGCTGCTGGTCTGCCTGCTGCCCGGCGTGCTGCCCCGGCTGGTGCAGCCACTGTCGGCGGGCGAGCTGCTGGGCTTTGACCCCCCGCTGTGGCGCCTCACGCTCATCCACCTGGGTCTGGTGGCCGCCGCCACGCTGGGCGCCGCGCTGCTGGGCGTGCCGCTCGCCGTCGCCGTCACGCGGCCCGGCCGCGAGGCGCTGCGCCACCTCACCGAGAGCCTGGTGGGCCTGGGACAGACGGTCCCGACCTTCGCGGTGCTCGCGCTCGCGGTGCCGGTGCTGGGCTTCGGCTGGCCCCCCACGCTGCTCGGGCTGCTGGCCTACGGGCTGGTGCCGGTTGTCAGCAGCGGGATCGCGGGCCTGCTGGCCGTGGACCGGGGCGTGCTGGACGCGGCGCGCGGCATGGGCATGACCCCGTCCCAGCGGCTGCGCCGCATCGAGCTGCCGCTGGCCCGGCCGGCCTTGCTGGCAGGCGTCCGGACCAGCGCCGTCTACAACGTGGGCACCGCAACCGTGGGGGCAGCGCTGGGGGCAGGGGGGCTGGGCGAGCCGATCATCAATGGCCTGTCGCAGCAGAACACCGGCCTGGTTCTGGCCGGGGCCGTCCTGTCCGCGTTGCTGGCCCTCAGCCTGGACGCGTGGCTGGGATTGGCCGCGCCCACGCCTCCCGCGGCCTCCCCCACTGACCCTGGTCTCTGA
- a CDS encoding ABC transporter ATP-binding protein encodes MIELQGLDKRYGEAYAVQDLNLTFPEGAVTALLGPSGCGKTTTLRMINRLTEPSAGRILLGGQDTRALRPETLRRGIGYVIQQIGLFPHLTVAQNVATVPELLGKGRRDTARRVDELLELVGLDPALYRAKRPGELSGGQAQRVGVARALAADPPVLLMDEPFGALDPLARDALQDAFREIQRRLGKTVVLVTHDIDEALRLGDRIALMQGGRLAQFGTPGDLIHRPASGFVRQFLGEDAALRQLAGRQAAEFARPGDPAGLPTIEASLDARSALGVMLREGRDRLAVTREGVPLGVLSWADLRAAEAGA; translated from the coding sequence ATGATCGAACTTCAGGGGCTGGACAAGCGCTACGGCGAGGCCTACGCCGTGCAGGACCTCAACCTGACCTTTCCCGAGGGCGCGGTCACGGCGCTGCTCGGCCCCTCAGGCTGCGGCAAGACGACCACCCTGCGGATGATCAACCGCCTGACCGAGCCGAGCGCGGGCCGCATTCTGCTGGGCGGCCAGGACACCCGCGCGCTGCGGCCCGAGACGCTGCGGCGCGGCATCGGGTACGTGATTCAGCAGATCGGCCTCTTTCCGCACCTGACGGTGGCGCAGAACGTGGCGACCGTCCCCGAACTGCTGGGCAAAGGCCGCCGCGACACCGCCCGGCGGGTGGACGAGCTGCTGGAACTGGTGGGCCTCGACCCAGCCCTCTACCGCGCCAAGCGGCCGGGCGAGCTGTCGGGCGGGCAGGCGCAGCGGGTGGGGGTGGCCCGCGCCCTGGCCGCCGACCCGCCCGTCTTGCTGATGGACGAACCGTTCGGAGCGCTTGATCCCCTGGCCCGCGACGCGCTGCAAGACGCCTTCCGGGAAATCCAGCGGCGGCTGGGCAAGACGGTCGTGCTGGTCACCCACGACATCGACGAGGCGCTGCGGCTCGGAGACCGGATCGCGCTGATGCAAGGAGGCCGCCTCGCGCAGTTCGGCACACCGGGCGACCTGATCCACCGCCCGGCCAGCGGGTTCGTGCGCCAGTTCCTGGGCGAGGACGCGGCGCTGCGCCAGCTTGCTGGACGCCAGGCCGCCGAGTTCGCGCGGCCCGGCGACCCGGCGGGCCTGCCCACCATCGAGGCCAGTCTCGACGCCCGCAGCGCCCTGGGCGTGATGCTGCGCGAGGGCCGTGACCGCCTGGCCGTGACGCGGGAGGGGGTCCCCCTGGGAGTCCTGAGCTGGGCCGACCTGCGCGCCGCCGAGGCCGGAGCGTGA
- a CDS encoding ABC transporter permease, translating into MEATAASVPPPLPASRPPLPGGLGTVMALATLPLLAGTALPWVLLRPNRLAPGEFLRLPPALLALALGLALLPLLSFRLAPRLTGLAASLAVFAGFWLLGDRTGAALAGSAAPPIARASAASGLWLWLLGAGVAVYGAGLLAGPRRERWLAWAWVPAVLALFLAGGLDRWSVLVEGRNEGPRWAQELGQHLRLVGGALGLALALGVPLAVWAAGRRRVAGAVLGLASAVQTLPSLALLGLLIAPLSALADAFPALRAAGLGGIGTAPALTAMTLYALLPVVRNGVVALHGVAPGALDAARGMGMTRRQLFWRVQLPLALPVWLSGVRQAAVLLVGVAAVAALIGAGGLGSYIFKGLQSAASDLILLGAVPAALLALGVDAALRRLETLLGRWLGRAA; encoded by the coding sequence ATGGAGGCCACGGCGGCTTCCGTCCCCCCGCCGCTGCCCGCGTCCCGGCCCCCCCTCCCCGGCGGCCTGGGCACGGTGATGGCGCTCGCCACCCTGCCGCTGCTGGCCGGGACCGCGCTGCCGTGGGTGCTGCTGCGGCCCAACCGCCTCGCGCCGGGCGAGTTCCTGCGGCTGCCCCCGGCGCTGCTGGCCCTGGCGCTGGGTCTGGCCCTGCTGCCGCTGCTGAGCTTTCGCCTCGCGCCGCGCCTGACCGGGCTGGCGGCGTCGCTGGCCGTGTTCGCGGGATTCTGGCTGCTGGGAGACCGCACCGGAGCGGCGCTGGCGGGCAGCGCCGCCCCCCCCATCGCGCGGGCAAGCGCGGCGAGCGGCCTGTGGCTGTGGCTGCTGGGGGCGGGGGTGGCGGTCTACGGCGCCGGCCTGCTGGCAGGACCCCGCCGGGAGCGCTGGCTGGCCTGGGCCTGGGTGCCCGCCGTCCTCGCCCTGTTCCTGGCCGGGGGGCTGGACCGCTGGTCGGTCCTCGTCGAGGGCCGCAACGAGGGACCGCGCTGGGCGCAGGAACTCGGGCAGCATCTGCGGCTGGTGGGGGGCGCCCTGGGGCTGGCGCTGGCGCTGGGTGTGCCGCTGGCGGTGTGGGCCGCCGGGCGCCGGCGGGTCGCGGGAGCGGTGCTGGGGCTGGCCTCGGCGGTCCAGACTTTGCCCAGCCTCGCGCTGCTGGGGCTGCTGATCGCGCCGCTCTCGGCGCTGGCGGACGCCTTCCCGGCGCTGCGCGCGGCGGGCCTGGGCGGTATCGGGACTGCTCCCGCCCTCACCGCCATGACGCTCTACGCGCTGTTGCCGGTGGTCCGCAACGGCGTGGTGGCCCTGCACGGCGTGGCGCCGGGAGCGCTCGACGCCGCGCGCGGCATGGGTATGACCCGGAGGCAGCTGTTCTGGCGGGTGCAGCTTCCGCTGGCGCTGCCGGTGTGGCTCAGCGGGGTGCGGCAGGCGGCGGTGCTGCTGGTGGGGGTGGCTGCCGTCGCCGCGCTGATCGGAGCGGGCGGGTTGGGCAGCTACATCTTCAAGGGGCTGCAAAGCGCGGCCAGCGACCTCATTTTGCTGGGCGCCGTGCCCGCCGCGCTGCTGGCGCTGGGCGTGGACGCGGCGCTGCGCCGGCTGGAGACGCTGCTGGGCCGCTGGCTGGGGAGGGCCGCATGA
- a CDS encoding ABC transporter substrate-binding protein, producing MNKVLTLSVAVLLGSAAAKPIVVGSKLDPEAQILGQMIVLTLRNAGLEVTDKTNLGDTGVNRKAILAGEIDVYPEYTGNAVYLFPAAKISAKEAGNPGKIYGYARQLDLKNGVTWLRPAQVNNTWVIAVPQALAQAQKLGSVADLARYLRGGGKFKIAGSPEFFNRPDTMPAFEAAYGFKLRPDQKLVLAGATPPQTQQAAASGTSGVNAAMAYGTDGSLAALKLVALKDPKGAQAVYQPAPIIRSAVLKANPQIEALLNKTFATLTQATLQGLNAQVALEGRAARDVAQSYLKGKGLIR from the coding sequence ATGAACAAGGTCCTGACCCTCTCCGTGGCCGTGCTGCTGGGCAGCGCCGCCGCCAAACCCATCGTGGTGGGCAGCAAACTCGACCCTGAGGCGCAGATCCTGGGCCAGATGATCGTCCTCACCCTGCGCAACGCGGGGCTGGAGGTCACCGACAAGACCAACCTGGGCGACACCGGGGTCAACCGCAAGGCGATCCTGGCGGGCGAGATCGACGTGTATCCCGAGTACACCGGCAACGCGGTCTACCTGTTCCCGGCGGCCAAGATCAGCGCCAAGGAGGCCGGGAACCCCGGCAAGATCTACGGCTACGCCCGGCAGCTCGACCTGAAAAACGGCGTGACTTGGCTGAGGCCCGCGCAGGTGAACAACACCTGGGTGATCGCCGTGCCGCAGGCCCTCGCGCAGGCGCAAAAGCTGGGCAGCGTGGCCGACCTCGCCCGCTACCTGAGGGGCGGCGGTAAGTTCAAGATCGCGGGCAGCCCGGAGTTCTTCAACCGGCCCGACACCATGCCCGCCTTCGAGGCCGCCTACGGCTTCAAGCTGCGCCCCGACCAGAAGCTGGTGCTGGCAGGCGCGACCCCCCCGCAGACCCAGCAGGCCGCCGCCAGCGGCACCAGCGGCGTGAACGCGGCGATGGCCTACGGCACCGACGGCAGCCTCGCGGCCCTCAAGCTCGTCGCGCTGAAAGACCCGAAGGGTGCCCAGGCCGTCTACCAGCCTGCGCCGATCATCCGCAGCGCGGTCCTGAAGGCCAACCCGCAGATCGAGGCGCTGCTGAACAAGACTTTCGCCACGCTGACCCAGGCCACCTTGCAGGGCCTCAACGCCCAGGTCGCCCTGGAAGGCCGCGCCGCCCGCGACGTGGCGCAGAGCTACCTGAAGGGCAAGGGCCTGATCAGGTGA
- a CDS encoding HesA/MoeB/ThiF family protein — MTPGAFPPRSPLSRAELRRYSRPLLVPEWQEAGAQERLRSASVLVVGAGGLGGPVIAQLAGAGVGELVIADGDTVGLSNLHRQTLFGTADVGRLKAEVAAARAQGLNPQVRVRTAPALGPANADAQVTRATLVVDATDNFEARYLIADACTRAGREWVWGAASGTSGLASVFGPELGLRDVFPDPGEAQSCDEAGVLGPLPNVVGSVMALEALKLLGGVGEVLRGRLWTFDALTGRVRVIRLGAAAAARASETP, encoded by the coding sequence ATGACCCCCGGCGCTTTCCCCCCCCGGTCCCCCCTGTCGCGCGCGGAGCTGCGGCGCTACTCGCGGCCCCTGCTGGTGCCCGAGTGGCAGGAGGCGGGCGCGCAGGAGCGGCTGCGCTCGGCCTCGGTGCTGGTGGTGGGGGCGGGGGGGCTGGGCGGGCCGGTGATCGCGCAGCTGGCCGGGGCGGGCGTGGGCGAACTGGTGATCGCGGACGGGGACACGGTGGGCCTCAGCAACCTGCACCGCCAGACGCTGTTCGGCACGGCGGATGTGGGGCGCCTCAAGGCCGAGGTGGCGGCGGCGCGGGCGCAGGGCCTCAATCCCCAGGTGCGGGTCAGGACGGCCCCCGCGCTCGGCCCGGCCAATGCTGACGCCCAGGTCACCCGCGCCACCCTGGTCGTGGACGCGACCGACAACTTCGAGGCGCGGTACCTGATCGCGGACGCCTGCACCCGCGCGGGCCGCGAGTGGGTCTGGGGCGCGGCGAGCGGAACCTCCGGCCTGGCGAGCGTGTTCGGGCCGGAGCTGGGGCTGCGCGACGTGTTTCCCGACCCTGGCGAGGCCCAATCATGCGACGAGGCGGGCGTGCTGGGACCCCTGCCCAACGTGGTCGGCAGCGTGATGGCGCTCGAAGCCCTCAAGCTGCTGGGGGGCGTGGGCGAGGTGCTGCGGGGCCGCCTGTGGACCTTCGACGCGCTGACGGGCCGGGTCCGGGTGATCCGGCTGGGCGCGGCGGCCGCGGCCCGCGCCAGCGAAACCCCCTGA
- a CDS encoding glycerol-3-phosphate acyltransferase, whose protein sequence is MVLAVFFVSYLLGSLVGGVLYSRARGEDIRTRDLPGGSGTYRQYGPGAALAVTLFDVLKGVAAALLAGALLPGQTWVAALGVVLGHCYPVWFRFRGGGGIAPLLGALLVAAPVTLAGMLLSALLVIPLYRARLQARVGLNAVPVATAVAVPLGALLALRFGGLPDLLAGGAAMAVRAAHLLAQGKRTA, encoded by the coding sequence ATGGTCCTCGCCGTCTTCTTCGTCTCGTACCTGCTGGGGTCACTGGTGGGGGGGGTGCTGTATTCGCGCGCGCGCGGCGAGGACATCCGGACGCGCGACCTGCCGGGCGGCAGCGGGACCTACCGCCAGTACGGGCCGGGGGCGGCGCTAGCCGTGACGCTGTTCGACGTGCTCAAGGGGGTTGCCGCCGCGCTGCTGGCGGGCGCGCTGCTGCCGGGGCAAACCTGGGTCGCGGCGCTGGGGGTGGTGCTTGGGCACTGCTATCCGGTGTGGTTCCGCTTTCGGGGCGGGGGGGGGATCGCCCCGCTGCTGGGCGCGCTCTTGGTGGCCGCCCCCGTGACGCTGGCCGGCATGCTGCTCAGCGCCCTGCTGGTCATCCCGCTGTACCGCGCCCGGCTCCAGGCGCGGGTGGGCCTGAACGCTGTGCCGGTCGCCACCGCCGTGGCCGTGCCGCTGGGCGCGCTGCTGGCCCTGCGCTTTGGCGGCCTGCCCGACCTGCTGGCCGGGGGCGCGGCGATGGCCGTGCGGGCCGCGCACCTGCTCGCCCAGGGAAAGCGGACGGCGTGA
- a CDS encoding copper amine oxidase N-terminal domain-containing protein, which yields MPAKFRLSFPPVQPGVRRRSRALLAALALGLSAPTAAALGAVQLTVTTDQPLAYRNGVATPYPAPPRLVNGKTMLPLRETAALLNQTLSEVGGQWQLGRLTVDPARGSAFLAGAAQPQGNVASVGSTLYVSVRLLADALNATLSVEEGGRTLTLTALREGGNPLAPQARFSTDKATYAPGERVVFTDYPFDPDGADIVSRKWTGRQDVYFQPGNYTVTLQVTNSRGLQSAPFTRTLRVEGAPVDSPLSYALKYAEPGDRFPDPAVLTYPVAPVQAVPGPSYPLLFSDSPEAPTQSGVLYQDSLAGRARLLAYHLNALSKPARLYVLARNLEARPVEVRTERSGETAPTRIEGLLGQVTLLDYFASAGGAVLNLAPGQSAAVYASPTLNPGSGVNLMQDLMASGRVELTFLMLEEGLPPTAQVAQQLPYLPMDGKHQRGTFPNAVRSLRVNLGSLPARLVIGDGQLDPAMTGVDRLTGLPQRLVGNYGVLYDLEVTGAAGTAVAFSPRGGLYRGAMQVQDGPIEQTIKLPRTGNALTPDQPVLLWRAQSDRLNIDFVPASGSNLPVSLVFYRARPQTGFGGLYKTYQP from the coding sequence ATGCCTGCGAAGTTCCGTCTTTCTTTTCCCCCGGTCCAGCCGGGCGTGCGCCGAAGGTCGCGGGCGCTGCTCGCGGCGCTGGCGCTGGGCCTGAGCGCCCCTACGGCGGCCGCGCTGGGGGCCGTGCAGCTCACCGTGACCACCGACCAGCCCCTGGCCTACCGCAACGGGGTCGCGACGCCCTACCCCGCGCCGCCCCGGCTGGTGAACGGCAAGACCATGCTGCCGCTGCGCGAGACTGCCGCGCTGCTGAATCAGACCCTCTCGGAGGTGGGCGGGCAGTGGCAGCTTGGCCGCCTGACGGTAGACCCCGCGCGGGGCAGCGCCTTTCTGGCGGGGGCCGCCCAGCCGCAGGGCAACGTCGCCAGCGTGGGCAGCACCCTCTATGTCAGCGTGCGGCTGCTGGCCGACGCCCTGAACGCCACCCTCAGCGTGGAGGAGGGCGGGCGCACCCTCACCCTGACCGCGCTGCGTGAGGGCGGCAATCCGCTGGCCCCGCAGGCGCGTTTCTCGACCGACAAGGCGACCTACGCGCCGGGCGAGCGGGTGGTCTTCACCGACTATCCCTTCGACCCCGACGGCGCCGACATCGTGAGCCGCAAGTGGACCGGGCGGCAAGACGTGTACTTCCAGCCGGGCAACTACACGGTCACCCTGCAAGTCACCAACAGCCGGGGCCTCCAGAGCGCGCCGTTTACCCGCACCCTGCGGGTCGAGGGCGCGCCGGTCGATTCGCCGCTCAGCTACGCCCTGAAGTACGCCGAACCCGGCGACCGCTTTCCCGACCCCGCCGTGCTGACCTACCCGGTCGCCCCGGTGCAGGCGGTTCCCGGCCCCAGTTATCCGCTGCTGTTCAGTGACAGCCCGGAGGCGCCCACCCAGAGCGGCGTGCTGTACCAAGACAGTCTCGCGGGCCGGGCGCGGCTGCTGGCCTACCACCTCAACGCGCTCAGCAAGCCTGCGCGGCTGTACGTGCTGGCGCGCAACCTGGAAGCCCGCCCGGTGGAGGTCCGCACCGAGCGCTCGGGCGAGACGGCGCCCACCCGCATCGAGGGCCTGCTGGGACAGGTCACGCTGCTGGACTATTTCGCCAGCGCGGGGGGCGCGGTGCTGAACCTCGCGCCCGGCCAGAGCGCCGCCGTGTACGCCAGCCCCACCCTCAACCCGGGCAGCGGCGTGAACCTGATGCAGGACCTCATGGCCTCGGGGCGGGTCGAGCTGACCTTCCTGATGCTGGAAGAGGGCCTGCCGCCCACCGCCCAGGTCGCCCAGCAGCTGCCCTACCTGCCGATGGACGGCAAGCACCAGCGCGGCACGTTTCCCAATGCCGTGCGCTCCTTGCGGGTGAACCTGGGCAGCCTGCCCGCGCGGCTGGTGATCGGGGACGGCCAGCTTGACCCGGCGATGACGGGCGTGGACCGGCTGACGGGCTTGCCGCAGCGCCTGGTGGGCAACTACGGGGTGCTGTACGACCTGGAAGTCACCGGGGCCGCCGGAACCGCCGTCGCCTTTAGCCCGCGCGGGGGCCTGTACCGGGGCGCCATGCAGGTGCAGGACGGCCCGATCGAGCAGACCATCAAGCTGCCGCGCACCGGCAACGCCCTGACCCCCGACCAGCCGGTGCTGCTGTGGCGCGCCCAGAGTGACCGCCTGAACATCGACTTCGTGCCCGCCAGCGGCAGCAACTTGCCGGTCAGCCTGGTGTTCTACCGCGCCCGGCCGCAGACAGGCTTCGGGGGCCTCTACAAGACCTACCAGCCCTGA
- a CDS encoding 4-(cytidine 5'-diphospho)-2-C-methyl-D-erythritol kinase: MTGQPAPPFPSPVTSTYLAPAKVNLGLSVRGLRQGGYHELHTVMVPLAVGDELEITPAPALSLRVQGAELPADGRNLVYRAARAYLDAAGTPGGAAITLHKRLPLASGLGGGSSDAATTLMALARLYPAGVDLARLALTLGADVPFFLLGRAALAQGVGEVLTPLPVPRTALVLVNPGVEVSARDAYAWLDEEEEFTPELDVDGLLAGLTGSGPAPYFNALQGPVTARHAPVREALAALASVGLRSPLMSGSGATCFALAPSDDAAHDAARLLRARYPAWWVEATHTL, from the coding sequence ATGACAGGCCAGCCTGCGCCGCCCTTTCCGAGTCCCGTCACCTCGACCTATCTCGCGCCCGCCAAGGTGAACCTGGGCCTGAGCGTGCGCGGCCTGCGCCAGGGGGGCTACCACGAGCTGCACACCGTGATGGTGCCGCTGGCGGTGGGCGACGAGCTGGAGATCACCCCGGCCCCGGCCCTGAGCCTGCGGGTGCAGGGGGCCGAGCTGCCCGCCGACGGGCGCAATCTGGTCTACCGGGCGGCGCGGGCGTACCTGGACGCGGCGGGGACGCCGGGGGGCGCCGCGATCACCCTGCACAAGCGGTTGCCGCTGGCCTCGGGCCTGGGCGGGGGCAGCAGCGACGCCGCGACCACCCTGATGGCGCTGGCGCGGCTGTACCCGGCGGGGGTGGACCTCGCGCGGCTGGCCCTGACGCTGGGCGCCGACGTGCCCTTTTTTCTGCTGGGGCGGGCGGCGCTGGCGCAGGGGGTCGGGGAGGTGCTCACGCCGCTGCCGGTGCCGCGCACAGCCCTGGTGCTGGTCAACCCGGGGGTGGAGGTCAGCGCCCGCGACGCCTACGCCTGGCTCGACGAGGAGGAGGAATTCACCCCCGAACTGGACGTGGACGGCCTTCTGGCGGGGCTGACCGGAAGCGGCCCTGCGCCTTACTTCAACGCCCTGCAAGGCCCCGTCACCGCCCGCCACGCCCCGGTGCGCGAGGCGCTGGCCGCCCTGGCCTCAGTGGGCCTGCGCTCCCCGCTGATGAGCGGCAGCGGCGCCACCTGCTTCGCCCTGGCCCCCAGCGACGACGCGGCCCACGACGCCGCCCGCCTGCTGCGCGCCCGCTATCCGGCGTGGTGGGTGGAGGCGACGCACACGCTCTGA
- the ispD gene encoding 2-C-methyl-D-erythritol 4-phosphate cytidylyltransferase, which yields MTVAALIPAAGSGTRLGRGPKAFVEVAGQSLLARSVAALAPHVGEVLVALPAGMDLPAGLRARAISGGETRQESVLRLLEATSAGIVLVHDAARPFLPAGVVGALLSAVAETGAATAALPVADTLVRGEGGQWQGAVPREGLWAVQTPQAFARGELLRAHRAACEQGYAATDDAGLIAWQGGAVTLVPGDPRLFKVTAPGDLALAHAVARLWDAGER from the coding sequence GTGACGGTCGCCGCCCTGATTCCCGCCGCCGGCTCCGGCACCCGCCTGGGGCGCGGGCCGAAAGCTTTCGTGGAGGTCGCGGGCCAGAGCCTGCTCGCGCGCAGCGTGGCGGCGCTGGCCCCGCACGTGGGCGAGGTGCTGGTCGCGCTGCCGGCGGGCATGGACCTGCCCGCCGGACTCCGGGCGCGGGCGATTTCCGGCGGCGAGACCCGGCAAGAAAGCGTGCTGCGGCTGCTGGAAGCGACCTCGGCCGGGATCGTGCTCGTCCACGACGCGGCGCGGCCCTTTCTGCCGGCCGGGGTGGTGGGGGCGCTGCTCTCGGCGGTGGCCGAGACCGGGGCCGCGACCGCCGCGTTGCCGGTGGCCGACACGCTGGTGCGGGGCGAGGGGGGACAGTGGCAGGGCGCCGTGCCGCGCGAGGGCCTCTGGGCGGTGCAGACGCCGCAGGCCTTCGCGCGCGGGGAGCTGCTGCGGGCGCACCGGGCCGCCTGCGAGCAGGGCTACGCCGCCACCGACGACGCGGGCTTGATCGCCTGGCAGGGCGGGGCGGTCACGCTGGTCCCCGGCGACCCCCGGCTGTTCAAGGTCACGGCCCCCGGTGACCTCGCCCTGGCCCACGCGGTCGCGCGGCTGTGGGATGCTGGAGAGCGATGA
- a CDS encoding UbiX family flavin prenyltransferase, whose translation MSVAGGGRLVVGVSGGSGIPYARAVLQALHDLEVETHLIVTSGAKRVMAAEGGGPTLADLTALASVTHDDRDLGASVASGSFRTGGMLIVPCSAGTLAKVAGGFADNLLSRAAHVTLKERRPLVLVLREDPLPRPMLTNMLAAFDAGATVMTASPGFYHAPRDVDELLHFVTARVLDQFGLDVPGFRRWKETDPA comes from the coding sequence ATGTCTGTTGCGGGCGGGGGGCGGCTGGTCGTCGGGGTGAGCGGTGGAAGCGGGATTCCCTACGCGCGGGCGGTGTTGCAGGCCCTGCACGACCTGGAAGTCGAGACGCACCTGATCGTGACCAGCGGCGCCAAGCGGGTGATGGCCGCCGAGGGGGGCGGGCCGACCCTGGCTGACCTCACCGCGCTGGCGAGCGTCACCCACGACGACCGCGACCTGGGGGCGTCCGTCGCCAGCGGGTCTTTTCGCACGGGCGGCATGCTGATCGTGCCGTGCAGCGCGGGCACCCTCGCCAAGGTGGCGGGGGGCTTCGCCGACAACCTGCTCTCGCGGGCGGCGCACGTCACCCTCAAGGAGCGCCGCCCGCTGGTGCTGGTGCTGCGCGAAGACCCCCTCCCGCGCCCGATGCTGACGAACATGCTCGCGGCCTTCGACGCGGGGGCCACCGTGATGACCGCCTCTCCGGGCTTCTACCACGCGCCGCGCGACGTGGACGAGCTGCTGCATTTCGTGACCGCGCGGGTGCTCGACCAGTTCGGGCTGGACGTGCCGGGCTTCCGGCGCTGGAAGGAGACGGATCCGGCGTGA
- a CDS encoding single-stranded DNA-binding protein gives MADLDRVREALRASLTAWAVAEVRGDQARVTLSPSPDALAQQLGAVDPAWSLGWHCDHVAPPVVRARLSVLGMTREGLAAGQTLQDAKLRALADAVRFFGVPVPTEAQWVEYDPEEGANTSDLDAETEAAASPARRAAPLPPEPPRDPQMDKARRHIDDLMEQIRAAGKGREVAHLTLRGYGESVEESRAIYKELQAILRG, from the coding sequence ATGGCCGACCTTGACCGTGTTCGTGAGGCCCTGCGCGCGAGTCTCACCGCCTGGGCGGTGGCCGAGGTGCGCGGCGACCAGGCCCGCGTGACCCTCTCGCCCTCTCCCGACGCCCTCGCGCAGCAGCTCGGCGCGGTGGACCCGGCGTGGTCGCTGGGCTGGCACTGCGATCATGTGGCGCCTCCGGTCGTGCGCGCCCGCCTGAGTGTCCTGGGCATGACCCGCGAGGGGCTGGCGGCGGGGCAGACCCTTCAGGACGCCAAGCTGCGCGCCCTGGCCGACGCCGTCCGCTTTTTCGGGGTGCCGGTGCCCACCGAGGCCCAGTGGGTGGAGTACGACCCCGAGGAGGGCGCCAACACCTCGGACCTCGACGCGGAGACCGAAGCCGCCGCGTCCCCGGCCCGCCGCGCCGCGCCGCTGCCTCCCGAGCCGCCCCGCGATCCCCAGATGGACAAGGCCCGGCGCCACATCGACGACCTGATGGAGCAGATCCGGGCGGCGGGCAAGGGCCGGGAGGTCGCCCACCTGACGCTGCGCGGCTACGGCGAGAGCGTGGAGGAGAGCCGCGCGATCTACAAGGAACTTCAGGCGATCTTGCGGGGCTGA